The following coding sequences are from one Pseudoalteromonas carrageenovora IAM 12662 window:
- a CDS encoding VOC family protein: protein MSNHEKLNYVEFPACDLTATKSFFTNVFNWQFTDYGPEYTAFSGQGIDGGFFNAPLKSLTQNGAALLIFYSNDIHATYKKVTQFGGEIVKPIFEFPGGCRFHFTEPSGNEFAVWSEKH from the coding sequence ATGAGCAACCACGAAAAGCTAAATTATGTCGAGTTTCCAGCGTGCGATTTAACAGCCACAAAAAGCTTTTTTACTAACGTGTTTAATTGGCAATTTACCGACTACGGCCCAGAGTACACGGCGTTTAGCGGCCAAGGGATTGATGGCGGTTTTTTTAATGCGCCGCTTAAATCACTTACTCAAAATGGGGCTGCTCTACTGATTTTTTACAGTAACGATATTCATGCAACTTATAAAAAAGTAACGCAGTTTGGCGGTGAAATAGTAAAACCTATTTTTGAATTTCCGGGTGGTTGCCGCTTTCATTTTACAGAGCCCAGTGGTAACGAATTTGCAGTTTGGTCTGAAAAACACTAA
- a CDS encoding uracil-DNA glycosylase family protein has product MNTSQLIEQVSKCVICEPHLPLGARPVIQFNPNARILIAGQAPGIKVHQSGKPFNDASGNRLREWLGLSVNEFYDPQKIAILPMGFCYPGKGKSGDLPPRKECAPAWREQLLGALPNLELTIVLGKYAQAYHLPHTKNRPLTELVKSWREYWPQYLVLPHPSPRNNIWLKKNPWFEQTVLPELSERVANILNK; this is encoded by the coding sequence ATGAATACCAGCCAATTAATAGAGCAAGTTAGTAAATGCGTGATCTGCGAACCACATTTACCTTTGGGCGCTCGCCCAGTAATACAATTTAACCCTAACGCCCGTATTTTAATTGCAGGCCAAGCGCCCGGTATTAAAGTGCACCAAAGCGGTAAACCCTTTAACGATGCCAGCGGAAACCGCCTACGCGAATGGCTTGGGCTAAGTGTTAATGAGTTTTATGATCCGCAAAAAATAGCTATTTTACCTATGGGCTTTTGCTACCCTGGTAAAGGTAAGTCGGGCGATTTACCACCTCGAAAAGAATGCGCGCCCGCATGGAGAGAGCAATTACTGGGTGCTCTGCCAAATTTAGAACTAACAATAGTGCTTGGTAAATACGCACAGGCGTATCATTTACCTCACACAAAAAATAGGCCTTTAACCGAGTTAGTAAAATCGTGGCGTGAGTATTGGCCACAATATTTAGTATTACCGCACCCAAGCCCACGCAATAATATTTGGCTTAAAAAGAACCCATGGTTTGAGCAAACAGTATTACCAGAATTAAGTGAGCGTGTGGCTAACATCTTAAATAAATAG
- a CDS encoding DUF2955 domain-containing protein encodes MSKVVSQGPQLDSNGLRQALRIAGGCTIGFTISKLMNWPNGIFFTVYPMLLLGMVPTFSRAVITQFIASAAFSAFVVLIMQGLFSHLPVVMTLLVFAVFCILFYQISSGAAFLFGALGVVSLSIQLHFSSYVDQGSSIYPLILSNGLAIFLTAIIAAIMHGIFPDVTARPGRAMPTKAKESIRHEVLLCASVATLSFVVFQVFDLNDSISAQAASVLILFSLCWKAAGMAAWQRAIGTLIGCNAALLSQLLLYSHSDFLLFPIITLWILSFIFARFHILGGGIPGIGFGVLTTFGILFGNYLGPGQDLVYSALYRFSSVSVAIILSLCAVYVMHHILNRFSVTRHHTFD; translated from the coding sequence ATGAGCAAAGTTGTTAGCCAAGGCCCACAATTAGATTCCAATGGCCTGCGCCAAGCACTGCGTATTGCAGGCGGGTGCACAATTGGTTTTACAATTAGTAAATTAATGAACTGGCCAAACGGTATATTTTTTACCGTTTACCCTATGTTGTTATTAGGTATGGTGCCTACATTTAGTCGCGCTGTTATAACGCAATTTATTGCCTCGGCTGCGTTTAGCGCCTTTGTAGTGCTGATTATGCAAGGGCTATTTTCTCATTTGCCTGTAGTAATGACCTTGTTAGTTTTTGCTGTTTTTTGCATTTTGTTTTATCAAATAAGCTCAGGCGCCGCCTTTTTATTTGGTGCTTTAGGTGTGGTGAGTTTATCTATTCAGTTGCACTTTTCAAGTTATGTAGATCAAGGAAGTAGTATTTATCCGCTTATTTTAAGTAATGGTTTAGCTATTTTTTTAACCGCGATTATTGCTGCAATAATGCATGGCATATTCCCTGATGTAACTGCCCGGCCAGGGCGAGCAATGCCTACTAAAGCAAAAGAAAGTATTCGTCATGAAGTACTGCTTTGTGCAAGTGTGGCTACACTTTCTTTTGTGGTTTTTCAGGTATTTGATTTAAACGACTCTATTTCGGCGCAAGCAGCATCGGTACTTATTTTATTTTCATTATGCTGGAAAGCCGCAGGAATGGCTGCATGGCAACGTGCTATAGGCACACTTATTGGCTGTAATGCTGCACTTTTATCGCAATTGCTTTTATATAGCCACTCAGACTTTTTACTTTTCCCAATTATTACTTTATGGATACTGTCGTTTATATTTGCGCGTTTTCATATTTTAGGTGGCGGTATACCGGGCATTGGCTTTGGCGTACTAACAACCTTTGGTATTTTGTTTGGTAACTATTTAGGCCCTGGGCAAGACCTAGTTTACAGCGCGCTATATAGATTTAGCTCGGTATCTGTGGCTATTATTTTAAGTTTGTGTGCGGTGTATGTAATGCACCATATACTTAATCGCTTTAGTGTTACTCGTCATCATACTTTTGATTAG
- a CDS encoding PepSY-associated TM helix domain-containing protein produces MKDSFFRSMTWLHTWVGLLTCWIIYVIFFAGTVSFFRDEINLWNQPAIHNVQAQTDRVAAQRMQIVKGFDYLSHHGAGSNSWRVTLPEQRIPYLVYGYAKPKEPGQRRSQFVNTQLNPITMQELPPFVDTKGGNFFYRLHYQLYYLDAITGRWVVCFASFFMLLAIISGVVIHKRIFKDMFSFRRNKGGRSWLDAHNLSSVLALPFHLMITYTGIITLIFMLFPYPALTTYDNGMRGFFNDVTPSNNVTNKAQGSAAMLPINTILDQVYTKWPDADIRSVRVSEPNMAASTVTVLVDPGKALRDQTPRLLFSGATGELVDQSADELTNSKALYESLNSMHTGRFATPLLRWLYVLGGIAGCVMIATGCIMWAKRIRERSKGKASLGLQLVEGLNLATIMGLPLATCAFFIANRLLSPTLSGRDDKEVTAFFLAWLVAGVIALIKRDKLQWRVMAAINALACLSVPVVNALTTNGNIVSYLMHKQWALFIFDALFLLFSILFLVQTEKLRTATKAKCSPSSSRSNTSKGQKA; encoded by the coding sequence ATGAAAGACAGTTTTTTTAGGTCGATGACCTGGCTACACACCTGGGTAGGTTTACTTACTTGCTGGATTATTTACGTCATTTTTTTTGCAGGCACGGTTAGCTTTTTTAGAGACGAAATAAACCTGTGGAACCAGCCCGCAATTCATAATGTGCAAGCTCAAACCGACAGAGTGGCCGCGCAGCGTATGCAAATTGTTAAAGGCTTTGATTATTTAAGCCATCATGGCGCTGGCTCTAATAGTTGGCGAGTAACGCTACCAGAGCAGCGCATTCCCTATTTGGTGTATGGCTATGCGAAACCAAAAGAGCCAGGGCAGCGTCGCAGTCAATTTGTAAATACCCAACTAAATCCTATCACAATGCAAGAACTACCACCTTTCGTAGATACCAAAGGCGGTAACTTTTTTTATCGGCTGCATTACCAGCTTTATTATTTAGATGCCATAACTGGGCGTTGGGTGGTGTGTTTTGCCAGCTTTTTTATGTTGCTTGCGATTATATCGGGCGTGGTAATTCATAAACGTATTTTTAAAGATATGTTTAGTTTTAGGCGTAATAAAGGGGGGCGTAGCTGGTTAGATGCGCACAACTTAAGCTCGGTGCTTGCTTTGCCATTTCATTTAATGATTACCTACACAGGTATTATTACGCTTATATTTATGTTGTTCCCCTACCCTGCGCTAACTACCTACGACAATGGCATGCGTGGCTTTTTTAACGATGTAACACCTAGCAATAACGTGACTAATAAAGCGCAAGGCAGCGCGGCAATGTTGCCTATTAATACCATTTTGGATCAGGTTTATACTAAGTGGCCAGATGCAGATATTCGCAGTGTTAGAGTAAGCGAGCCTAATATGGCGGCCTCAACGGTTACTGTTTTGGTAGACCCTGGTAAGGCGCTGCGCGATCAAACACCAAGGCTTTTATTTAGTGGTGCCACAGGCGAGCTTGTTGACCAATCGGCAGATGAACTCACTAACAGCAAGGCGCTTTACGAGTCACTTAACTCTATGCATACAGGGCGCTTTGCCACACCACTATTACGCTGGTTGTATGTATTAGGCGGTATTGCAGGCTGTGTGATGATAGCTACTGGCTGCATAATGTGGGCTAAACGCATACGCGAGCGCAGTAAAGGTAAGGCATCGCTTGGCTTACAGTTAGTAGAAGGTTTAAACCTTGCCACTATTATGGGCTTACCGCTTGCAACCTGCGCGTTTTTTATTGCTAATAGGTTACTTAGCCCTACCCTTTCAGGGCGCGACGATAAAGAAGTAACAGCGTTCTTTTTAGCTTGGTTAGTGGCGGGTGTTATTGCTCTAATTAAACGCGATAAGCTGCAATGGCGGGTAATGGCCGCTATTAATGCGCTTGCATGTTTAAGCGTACCTGTAGTTAATGCGCTCACAACTAATGGTAATATTGTTAGTTATTTAATGCATAAACAGTGGGCATTATTTATATTTGATGCGCTATTTTTGCTCTTTAGTATATTGTTTTTAGTACAAACCGAAAAATTACGTACTGCTACAAAAGCTAAATGCTCACCCTCAAGTAGCCGTTCAAACACTAGTAAAGGGCAAAAAGCATGA
- a CDS encoding LysR family transcriptional regulator, whose protein sequence is MHLDDIEKVIHMAGSQNLHTTAKHFNITPGALSKTLKKVEANLATELFNRVGKTLVLNDKGKEFVKHSSDLVHNYQQLTSRFKSDKHKFNAVIAGPAILLKSGLKKLLTPLSNLPCSVRINNVFEGEAISQVASGAAHIALVTREALNNSSHANLVAVDVFNTGFSVAAAAAHQLVQTGSLTLNKNQLLELAFACPLFSPLCGLEQGIGSDGWQDNIAPRNIVFRCSDYSALIEVVQSGLALAYLPNFVIDDLGLTKLTVKGVNSHYSESIVMIYKPSKADGWLNKLMHSL, encoded by the coding sequence ATGCATTTAGATGACATTGAAAAAGTAATTCATATGGCGGGTTCGCAAAACCTGCACACAACCGCTAAGCATTTTAATATTACCCCAGGGGCGCTGTCTAAAACGCTAAAAAAAGTTGAGGCAAACTTAGCCACGGAGCTGTTTAATCGTGTGGGCAAAACCTTAGTACTTAATGATAAAGGCAAAGAGTTTGTTAAGCACAGTAGTGATTTAGTTCATAATTACCAGCAGCTTACTAGCCGCTTTAAAAGCGATAAGCATAAATTTAATGCAGTTATTGCAGGCCCTGCAATTTTACTTAAAAGTGGCTTAAAAAAGTTACTTACCCCTCTTAGCAACCTGCCCTGTTCGGTACGTATTAATAATGTGTTTGAAGGTGAAGCCATAAGCCAAGTTGCATCAGGCGCGGCGCATATTGCGCTAGTAACTCGCGAGGCACTAAATAATAGCTCACACGCTAATTTAGTGGCGGTTGATGTATTTAATACTGGGTTTAGTGTGGCTGCGGCCGCTGCGCATCAGCTAGTACAAACTGGCTCTTTAACGCTTAATAAAAATCAATTACTAGAGCTTGCTTTTGCATGCCCTTTGTTTTCACCCCTGTGCGGCCTTGAGCAAGGTATAGGCTCCGACGGCTGGCAAGATAATATTGCACCGCGCAATATTGTATTTAGATGTAGCGATTACAGTGCATTAATAGAGGTAGTTCAAAGTGGCTTGGCGTTGGCGTATTTACCTAACTTTGTGATTGATGATTTAGGGCTTACAAAATTAACTGTAAAGGGGGTTAACAGTCACTACAGTGAAAGCATTGTAATGATATACAAACCTTCAAAGGCCGATGGTTGGCTTAATAAACTTATGCATTCTTTATAA
- a CDS encoding TonB-dependent siderophore receptor produces MKYSLIYLACLGISAQTFAQEQTDEIEKISVTYKQAYRGDIPQKQMPQSIVSVSSATLDQKGITELQDALDFSASISRKNNSGALWDSFSIRGLSGNENMPSGYLINGFSGGRGFSGPRDVSNIEYIEVLKGPGSALYGRSEPGGTVNIVTKKPQFEPQGELKLSLGSDSFNRVEGDYTSGINDTTAFRINGAWQDSDSYRDEVYTNKKVITPSIYHQLNASTSVTYEFEYVDLAQLFDRGVVVLDNDFDTVPSSRYLGNPNDGDTQVYSRGHQITLNHDINDEWSLVVGANYRSSTLTGFSSDAELSPSRQSLFDDGRTLTRQQRYRDYEVEDLSVKFEVSGSLDTAGITHHLLIGADAYKYDLRTALSRYRGGNGTYTVDIFEPNYDVERPAVSLLYENDEEQNAYGIYVQDQMDITDKFKLLVGLRFDSVDQDILETNSGVFSTSSESQVSPRVGVVYELNDALTFYSSYSEGFLPLSGTDASGDPFGFEYSDSFEVGAKFEYFGINGTVAFFDASKSNMLVADPVNVGFSAPIGKADSKGVELDLNTYITDATAFNLSYAYIDATTANDIINADWGVPIEKGSPLVNVPKNNLNLTLSQQTALMGKELEFGASYQYTSSRLGDAADLSFRLPSYQLVGVFGNVNLTEQTELNISVNNIFDEDYAESSYNALWVYPGAPTQFKMSLAYNF; encoded by the coding sequence ATGAAGTACTCTTTAATTTATTTAGCCTGTTTAGGCATTAGTGCGCAAACATTTGCGCAAGAGCAAACCGACGAAATTGAAAAAATATCGGTTACTTATAAACAAGCTTACCGTGGCGACATTCCTCAAAAGCAAATGCCGCAGTCTATTGTAAGTGTTAGCAGCGCTACACTTGATCAAAAAGGCATTACCGAATTACAAGACGCGCTTGATTTTTCGGCGAGTATTTCGCGCAAAAATAACAGTGGCGCATTATGGGATAGCTTTTCTATTCGTGGCCTTTCGGGTAACGAAAACATGCCATCGGGCTATTTAATTAACGGCTTTAGCGGTGGGCGTGGTTTTAGCGGCCCGCGCGATGTTTCAAACATTGAATACATCGAAGTATTAAAAGGCCCAGGTTCAGCACTTTATGGGCGCTCGGAGCCCGGCGGTACAGTAAATATTGTGACTAAAAAGCCACAGTTTGAGCCGCAAGGTGAGTTAAAACTAAGCTTAGGCAGCGACAGCTTTAACCGTGTTGAAGGCGATTACACTAGCGGCATTAACGACACCACCGCGTTTAGAATAAATGGCGCGTGGCAAGATAGCGACAGCTATCGCGATGAGGTATACACCAATAAAAAGGTAATTACGCCGTCTATTTATCATCAATTAAACGCATCAACCAGTGTAACGTATGAGTTTGAATACGTAGATTTAGCCCAGTTATTTGACCGCGGAGTTGTCGTACTCGATAACGATTTTGACACAGTACCAAGCTCACGTTATTTAGGTAACCCAAACGATGGCGACACGCAGGTTTACTCTCGTGGTCATCAAATTACGTTAAATCATGATATTAACGATGAATGGTCACTTGTTGTAGGTGCAAACTACCGCAGCTCTACATTAACAGGGTTTTCGTCGGATGCTGAGCTTTCGCCATCGCGCCAATCGTTATTTGACGATGGCCGCACACTTACCCGCCAGCAGCGCTATCGCGACTACGAAGTAGAAGATTTAAGTGTAAAGTTTGAAGTTAGCGGAAGTTTAGATACAGCAGGCATTACGCATCATTTATTAATAGGTGCCGATGCATACAAGTACGATTTACGCACTGCGCTTTCTCGCTATCGAGGCGGTAACGGCACTTATACCGTTGATATTTTTGAGCCAAATTACGATGTTGAACGCCCAGCAGTAAGCCTGCTTTACGAAAACGACGAAGAGCAAAACGCTTACGGTATTTATGTTCAAGATCAAATGGATATTACCGACAAATTTAAGCTATTAGTGGGCCTAAGGTTTGACAGCGTTGACCAAGATATTTTAGAAACCAACAGCGGCGTGTTTTCGACCAGCTCTGAAAGCCAAGTAAGCCCTCGTGTTGGCGTAGTGTACGAGCTAAATGACGCACTCACCTTTTACAGCAGTTACTCAGAAGGCTTTTTACCACTGAGCGGCACTGATGCAAGCGGCGACCCGTTTGGCTTTGAATACAGTGACTCGTTTGAAGTTGGCGCTAAGTTTGAATACTTCGGCATAAACGGTACTGTGGCATTTTTTGATGCGTCTAAAAGTAATATGTTAGTGGCAGACCCTGTAAACGTTGGTTTTTCAGCGCCTATTGGTAAAGCCGATAGTAAAGGGGTTGAGCTTGATTTAAATACCTATATTACTGATGCAACGGCGTTTAACTTATCGTACGCCTATATAGATGCCACCACAGCAAACGACATTATAAATGCAGATTGGGGCGTGCCAATTGAAAAAGGCAGCCCGCTGGTTAATGTACCAAAAAATAACTTAAACCTTACGCTTAGCCAACAAACAGCGTTAATGGGTAAAGAGCTTGAGTTTGGTGCAAGCTACCAATACACCAGCAGCCGTTTAGGTGATGCCGCCGATTTAAGTTTTAGGCTACCAAGCTACCAATTAGTAGGCGTGTTTGGCAACGTAAACTTAACCGAGCAAACCGAGCTTAATATAAGTGTTAATAACATTTTTGATGAAGATTACGCCGAAAGCAGCTACAACGCTTTATGGGTTTACCCAGGTGCGCCAACTCAATTTAAAATGTCGTTAGCGTATAATTTTTAA
- a CDS encoding HlyD family secretion protein, translating into MTPDQKFARYVRFSLIGFILVFVYYLVADMVLPVTPQARVYHPVVQISPQISGRVTNVKVSNNQAVKAGDVLFSIDQDPYILAKEQAQLALDDAKLQNKRLDTNVKALEAQISAAKAKQHEQKLLKNRGEKLYKQKSISEQALESIRANFQASKSSVAALEAQLAEAILARGESGSQNLAMRHGANQLAQAELNLSYTQVRALSDGIVANLQLLDGAYAVAGQPLLAIVTKKADLVADFREKSLSNMKPGSQARVVFDSRPGEVYEAVLDTFEAGVSSGQLSANGLLSTTETSNRWVRDAQRQRIHLKLTNHQDLIANMPSGSRATVQLLPQSSIGQWFGSIQIRFISWLHYIY; encoded by the coding sequence ATGACACCCGATCAAAAATTTGCACGCTATGTAAGGTTTTCTCTCATAGGGTTTATTTTAGTATTTGTTTATTATTTAGTGGCAGATATGGTTTTACCTGTTACGCCGCAAGCGCGTGTTTATCATCCTGTTGTGCAAATATCTCCACAAATTAGTGGTCGAGTTACTAATGTAAAAGTAAGTAATAACCAAGCTGTTAAAGCTGGCGATGTTTTATTTAGTATCGACCAAGACCCATATATTTTAGCCAAAGAGCAAGCGCAATTAGCACTGGACGACGCAAAGCTGCAAAACAAGCGTTTAGATACAAATGTAAAAGCGCTTGAAGCACAAATAAGCGCAGCCAAGGCAAAGCAACACGAACAAAAGTTACTTAAAAACCGAGGCGAAAAGCTCTATAAGCAAAAGTCTATATCGGAACAAGCGCTTGAAAGCATTCGTGCCAATTTTCAAGCTAGCAAGTCAAGCGTTGCAGCCCTTGAAGCGCAATTAGCCGAGGCTATTTTGGCGCGTGGTGAAAGTGGCTCGCAAAATTTAGCAATGCGCCATGGCGCTAACCAATTAGCGCAGGCTGAACTTAATTTATCGTACACACAGGTGCGCGCTTTAAGCGATGGCATCGTTGCTAATTTGCAGCTGCTCGATGGTGCTTACGCTGTTGCTGGGCAACCTTTATTGGCTATTGTGACTAAAAAAGCTGATCTGGTTGCCGACTTTAGAGAAAAGTCACTTTCTAATATGAAACCGGGCTCTCAAGCTCGAGTTGTGTTTGATAGCCGCCCTGGTGAAGTTTACGAGGCCGTACTTGATACTTTTGAAGCGGGTGTAAGTAGCGGACAGCTAAGTGCTAATGGTTTATTAAGTACCACCGAAACCAGTAACCGCTGGGTTCGCGATGCACAGCGTCAACGTATTCATTTAAAGCTTACAAACCATCAAGATTTAATAGCCAATATGCCAAGTGGTTCTCGTGCAACGGTGCAATTATTGCCGCAGTCGAGTATTGGACAATGGTTTGGCTCAATACAAATTAGATTTATTAGCTGGTTACATTACATTTATTAA
- a CDS encoding fused MFS/spermidine synthase, which yields MSIKTNALIYFLAFCSGFCIMGIELLGGRILAPFFGSSVHIWGSIITVFMLSLSFGYLLGGKLSTKNASLTKYGLIFLVASIMVVPIALFSQPIMEFIFTHIEDSRYGSLLASTALFFIPTVILGMISPYSVRLLVTDSHKSGQVAGILYFVSTLGSALGTIITSFYFVLAFDVNTIISAFALTLGLLGVLAITVNSLAGNKELAHA from the coding sequence ATGAGTATAAAAACAAACGCGTTAATTTACTTTTTAGCCTTTTGCAGTGGCTTTTGCATTATGGGAATTGAGCTTTTAGGAGGGCGAATTTTAGCACCTTTTTTTGGTAGTAGCGTACATATTTGGGGCAGTATAATTACTGTATTTATGCTTAGCCTTTCTTTTGGTTATTTACTCGGTGGCAAGCTCAGTACTAAAAATGCATCGCTTACTAAATATGGACTAATATTTTTAGTTGCGAGTATTATGGTGGTGCCTATTGCGCTGTTTTCTCAGCCAATAATGGAATTTATTTTTACCCACATTGAAGATAGCCGTTATGGCTCTTTGCTTGCCTCTACGGCTTTGTTTTTTATTCCTACCGTTATTTTAGGCATGATCTCGCCTTACTCGGTGCGTTTATTAGTCACCGACAGCCATAAAAGTGGCCAAGTTGCGGGTATTTTATATTTTGTAAGCACGTTGGGCAGCGCCTTAGGGACTATTATTACCTCGTTTTACTTTGTATTGGCGTTTGATGTAAACACCATTATAAGTGCCTTTGCGTTAACCTTGGGCCTGTTAGGTGTGCTGGCAATTACTGTTAATAGCCTTGCTGGTAATAAGGAGCTTGCCCATGCGTAA
- a CDS encoding bile acid:sodium symporter family protein, translating to MNASFLTEIILPLALALIMFGMGLGLTLGDFSRLFKKPVAIALGLVGQIIAMPLLALGLCYLLNLPTPIAIGLMILAACPGGTMSNVVSQLAKANLALSVSLTAASTAISIITTPFIIGFAMHQFAPQDDASFSILTTSLGLFVITLVPVAIGISLRHFKSEFAIKSEPFFRRFSLFFMLAMIAALVIKERALLISSFNDVFWACIALNIGSMIIGLLIAKLSKLSLTDSLTLGIEVGIQNASLAILIAISFLNKPEYAVTGGVYGLAMFIGPLLLIVGLKFKSKPTS from the coding sequence TTGAACGCATCATTTTTAACAGAAATCATACTCCCACTTGCCCTTGCACTTATAATGTTTGGAATGGGGCTTGGGCTTACACTTGGCGACTTTTCGCGACTTTTTAAAAAGCCCGTAGCAATTGCTTTGGGTTTGGTAGGGCAAATTATTGCTATGCCGCTACTGGCTTTAGGTTTATGCTATTTACTTAACTTACCTACACCAATTGCAATAGGGTTAATGATTTTAGCCGCGTGCCCAGGCGGTACTATGTCAAACGTAGTGAGCCAGCTCGCAAAGGCTAATTTAGCGCTTTCGGTAAGCTTAACCGCCGCCTCAACTGCTATTAGCATTATTACCACCCCCTTTATTATTGGCTTTGCCATGCACCAATTTGCACCACAGGACGATGCCAGCTTTTCTATATTAACTACATCACTTGGGCTATTTGTAATCACCTTAGTACCGGTAGCAATAGGTATAAGCCTGCGTCATTTTAAAAGCGAATTTGCGATTAAAAGCGAGCCGTTTTTTAGGCGTTTTTCGTTATTTTTTATGCTCGCCATGATAGCCGCGCTAGTAATAAAAGAACGCGCCTTACTCATAAGCTCGTTTAACGATGTATTTTGGGCGTGTATAGCGCTTAATATTGGTTCAATGATCATTGGGTTGCTCATAGCAAAGCTTTCAAAACTATCTTTAACTGATTCGTTAACACTTGGGATTGAGGTAGGCATTCAAAACGCATCGCTGGCTATTTTAATTGCTATAAGCTTTTTAAATAAGCCCGAATATGCAGTAACAGGCGGCGTATATGGCCTTGCCATGTTTATAGGCCCACTGTTATTAATTGTAGGGTTAAAGTTTAAAAGTAAGCCCACATCTTAA
- a CDS encoding spermidine synthase — MRNCLLFLAVLFSVAAHSNVVHEERSLYRNIIVDETRDLRCLKFNTKSSQTSQSCMYKNDPDKLVFNYTKLTFASLLVTDDPKNVLVIGLGGGTLSNVIHELYPAAKIHNVEIDPAVLKVARDYFNFIETDNVTSSVQDGRIFIKRAAIKKQKYDWIILDAFNGDYIPEHLLTKEFFEEVQSVLADGGVIAANTFSSSKLYEHESATYHAVFGDFINVSRANRSNRIILAGIKTIPTQAQLNERINALAPRLKKYDVDIKAISTYMQSTKNNRDWPADTKVLTDQYSPANLLNF; from the coding sequence ATGCGTAACTGTTTATTATTTTTAGCGGTACTGTTTTCGGTTGCGGCGCACAGTAATGTAGTGCACGAGGAGCGTTCTTTATATCGCAATATTATTGTTGATGAAACTCGTGACCTACGTTGCCTAAAATTTAATACTAAAAGTAGTCAAACAAGCCAAAGTTGTATGTATAAAAACGACCCCGACAAACTCGTTTTTAATTATACCAAGCTTACGTTTGCCAGCCTTTTAGTGACCGATGACCCAAAAAATGTGCTGGTTATAGGCTTGGGTGGCGGAACGCTTTCTAATGTAATTCATGAGCTTTACCCTGCTGCTAAAATTCATAATGTTGAAATAGACCCAGCAGTGTTAAAAGTAGCCCGCGATTACTTTAACTTTATAGAAACCGATAACGTTACATCAAGCGTGCAAGATGGGCGTATATTTATAAAACGCGCCGCTATTAAAAAGCAAAAGTACGACTGGATTATTCTTGATGCATTTAATGGCGATTACATTCCTGAGCATTTACTTACTAAAGAGTTTTTTGAAGAAGTACAAAGCGTATTGGCTGATGGCGGTGTTATTGCTGCTAATACGTTTTCGAGCAGTAAATTATACGAGCATGAGTCGGCAACGTACCACGCCGTGTTTGGCGATTTTATTAACGTAAGCCGTGCTAATCGAAGTAATCGTATTATTTTAGCGGGCATTAAAACTATACCAACGCAGGCGCAACTTAACGAGCGTATTAACGCCCTTGCACCACGTTTAAAAAAATACGATGTAGATATAAAAGCAATTAGTACCTACATGCAAAGCACCAAAAACAACCGAGACTGGCCTGCAGATACAAAAGTACTTACCGACCAATACTCCCCCGCTAACCTTCTTAACTTTTAA
- a CDS encoding MarR family transcriptional regulator, with amino-acid sequence MTTQKPFHETLDLTIIGNMGRVHRLCREAVTIAVEPLGLTQSRWTALMHIDMRGEGLTQLELANSLGIEMPSLTRTLKQLEDQLLITRKIDEYDKRSKKIYFTEQGGTILHSLLETVSDIKNQLYSDLSTEELDAMALCLLKMEQNALKCIEVNK; translated from the coding sequence ATGACTACTCAAAAACCTTTTCACGAAACGCTCGATTTAACCATTATCGGTAATATGGGCCGCGTCCATAGGTTATGCCGCGAAGCCGTTACGATAGCTGTTGAGCCTTTAGGGCTTACGCAATCACGTTGGACAGCCCTAATGCACATAGATATGCGCGGCGAAGGGTTAACTCAACTTGAGCTTGCTAACAGCTTAGGTATAGAAATGCCTTCACTCACTCGCACTTTAAAACAATTAGAGGATCAGCTTTTAATCACCCGCAAAATAGATGAGTACGATAAGCGCAGTAAAAAGATTTATTTTACTGAGCAAGGCGGCACTATTTTGCATTCTTTATTGGAGACAGTCAGCGACATAAAAAATCAGTTATACAGCGATTTATCTACTGAGGAGCTAGATGCCATGGCATTGTGTTTACTCAAAATGGAACAAAACGCACTTAAATGTATTGAAGTTAATAAGTAA